Genomic segment of uncultured Fibrobacter sp.:
CCAACTGCGGCAAGAATCTCTCCGACATTCATTTGTGTGTAGTCGCTGCCTTCGACGGCGTACATGGAATCGCAATAGGAACAACGTAAGTTACAGCCGTGCAACCGAACGAAAACGGCCGCAAGCCCTGTACGGAGACCTTCGCCCTCGATGCTCTTGAATATTTCGCAGACTTTCATGACGGGGTTTGCCCCTAGCGTTCGTATTCGACGGTGTTGCCTTCGCTTTCTTGGATTTGCACCTTGTAGCAGTGCGGCACTTGCTCGCAAACCCAGCGGGCCATGTTTTCGGCGGTGGGGTTGAAATCCACCACGTCGTTCAAAAACTGGTGATCCAGCTTGCCGTGGACGATTTCTTTGATTCGCGAAAAGTCGACAACCATGCCGTTCTCGTCAAGCGTTTCGGATTGGCAGAACACCGTAATGATCCAATTGTGACCGTGGAGCCCACGGCATTTACTTTCGTACGGGAGGGAGAGCTTGTGGGCCCCGGAGATTTCGATGCGCTTGATGACTCTGTACATGCTAAGCCTCGTATTCTGTAGT
This window contains:
- the queD gene encoding 6-carboxytetrahydropterin synthase QueD; the encoded protein is MYRVIKRIEISGAHKLSLPYESKCRGLHGHNWIITVFCQSETLDENGMVVDFSRIKEIVHGKLDHQFLNDVVDFNPTAENMARWVCEQVPHCYKVQIQESEGNTVEYER